The following proteins are co-located in the Nocardia bhagyanarayanae genome:
- a CDS encoding NTF2-like N-terminal transpeptidase domain-containing protein has translation MAVTLGSCGFREEPNEPAAVVERFTELLDQQDYKKASELTSYPNAASATLKQMFEGLAPGKVDYEKTQFIGLDAQSAIFSMDVDWSFGENKNWSYSIQGTVRKLAIGWRISWEPSVVMPQLQGNRTVKLVRTTPKPPPRVLDMVGAPLMHEQVINVIKLDPTRTSDPVASTDALAKAIEPVAPLITGPSLMQQLASSQGKPIVAVNLREGDFAILEPRMAPIPGVVMEKQPRLISSDRRVWSPQLDALRKVWETSQEEHSGWGVQIFEPDGRFISQVAGYQGPPGPDIVATMDQRLQRAAEDAVVSVGTPASIVAIQPSSGAVVAVAQNSQASAHGPVAFTGLYPVGGNIELFRAVAAASNGKAPQDVSVQEAAEAASRLGIGIDFQVPGLDEVTGRLAIAGRSAEQVRQGGGSDAVLASPFGMAIAAASIARGEVPAPKIEVGRTGGTDAQLTPLGGELTERLRTMLREATGAPHLTPLRGHPVIAYAATAGEDGWLIANMGDLAFAVHINDVDSGNATARMAARMLQSLATPEP, from the coding sequence ATGGCAGTCACCTTGGGTTCCTGCGGGTTTCGTGAGGAACCCAACGAGCCCGCGGCCGTCGTCGAGCGCTTCACCGAACTCCTCGATCAGCAGGACTACAAGAAGGCATCGGAACTCACCTCCTACCCGAACGCCGCTTCGGCAACGCTGAAGCAAATGTTCGAGGGTCTCGCTCCCGGCAAGGTCGACTACGAGAAGACCCAATTCATCGGCTTGGACGCGCAATCGGCCATCTTCAGCATGGACGTCGACTGGAGCTTCGGCGAGAACAAGAACTGGAGCTACAGCATCCAGGGCACGGTGCGCAAGCTGGCGATCGGCTGGCGGATCTCGTGGGAGCCGTCGGTCGTGATGCCGCAGCTGCAAGGAAACCGCACCGTGAAGCTGGTGCGCACCACGCCGAAGCCGCCGCCGCGGGTGCTCGACATGGTCGGCGCGCCGCTGATGCACGAGCAGGTCATCAATGTGATCAAGCTCGACCCCACGCGGACGTCCGACCCGGTCGCCTCCACCGACGCGCTGGCCAAGGCCATCGAGCCGGTCGCGCCGCTGATCACCGGTCCGTCGCTGATGCAGCAGCTGGCGTCCTCGCAGGGCAAGCCGATCGTCGCGGTCAACCTGCGCGAGGGCGATTTCGCGATCCTCGAACCGCGCATGGCGCCGATTCCCGGCGTGGTGATGGAGAAGCAGCCGCGGCTGATCTCCTCGGACCGCCGGGTCTGGTCGCCGCAGCTGGACGCGCTGCGCAAGGTCTGGGAGACCAGCCAGGAAGAGCACTCCGGCTGGGGCGTGCAGATCTTCGAGCCGGACGGGCGATTCATCAGCCAGGTCGCCGGTTACCAGGGTCCGCCGGGGCCGGACATCGTCGCCACCATGGATCAGCGGTTGCAGCGCGCCGCCGAGGACGCGGTGGTGAGCGTCGGCACACCCGCTTCGATCGTGGCGATCCAACCGTCCAGTGGCGCGGTGGTCGCGGTCGCGCAGAACAGCCAGGCCAGCGCGCACGGACCGGTCGCGTTCACCGGTCTGTACCCGGTCGGCGGCAATATCGAGCTGTTCCGCGCCGTCGCGGCGGCGTCCAACGGCAAGGCGCCGCAGGACGTCTCGGTGCAGGAAGCGGCGGAGGCCGCGAGCAGGCTCGGCATCGGCATCGATTTCCAGGTGCCCGGGCTGGACGAGGTCACCGGACGGCTCGCCATCGCCGGGCGCAGCGCCGAGCAGGTGCGCCAGGGCGGCGGGTCGGACGCGGTGCTGGCCAGTCCGTTCGGAATGGCGATCGCGGCGGCGTCGATCGCGCGCGGCGAGGTGCCCGCGCCGAAGATCGAGGTCGGGCGCACCGGCGGCACCGACGCGCAGCTGACGCCGTTGGGCGGCGAGCTGACCGAACGACTACGCACCATGTTGCGCGAGGCCACCGGAGCTCCCCACCTGACACCGTTGCGGGGCCACCCGGTGATCGCCTACGCGGCGACAGCGGGCGAGGACGGTTGGTTGATCGCCAACATGGGCGATCTGGCGTTCGCGGTACACATCAACGACGTGGACAGTGGGAACGCCACCGCTCGGATGGCGGCCAGGATGTTGCAGTCCTTGGCGACACCGGAGCCGTGA
- a CDS encoding DUF3054 domain-containing protein: MKRLAPVAADAVLVILFCVIGRRSHDEAVIAGLLKTLWPFAIGLAIGWVLALAVAGRAGRFDGTVLWPTGILVWLSTLIGGMVLRAISGQGTAVSFVLVAGTVLAFFLLGWRAAIRALN; encoded by the coding sequence GTGAAGAGACTCGCTCCGGTGGCGGCAGACGCGGTATTGGTGATCTTGTTCTGTGTCATCGGACGGCGCAGTCACGACGAGGCGGTGATCGCGGGGCTGTTGAAGACGCTGTGGCCGTTCGCGATCGGCCTGGCGATCGGGTGGGTTCTCGCGCTGGCCGTCGCCGGGCGCGCGGGACGTTTCGACGGGACGGTCCTATGGCCGACCGGAATCCTGGTCTGGTTGTCCACGCTCATCGGCGGCATGGTGCTGCGCGCGATCAGCGGGCAGGGGACCGCGGTCAGCTTCGTGCTGGTCGCGGGCACCGTGCTCGCGTTCTTCCTGCTGGGGTGGCGCGCGGCGATCCGCGCGCTGAACTGA
- a CDS encoding lysylphosphatidylglycerol synthase transmembrane domain-containing protein, which yields MTANGDPAGEPAPRASTVEQGRRKFWWVKWLLGAALLALLIGEGVYLWPRLHESWRKLTEIHWGWVAACIWLQALSMSGFGRVQKQLLHAGGVDVSQRKSVAVVYGATAMSVTLPAGQVFSTAFTYRQTRRWGASPIVASWQLVISGVIATAGLALLGVGGALLVGNQVGPFKLILSLAAVAALIWAGNYISRNPGSLEKVLRRLLALVNRVRKRPADHGMAKAAEILAQLESVDLGKRDGVWVAGWAVVHRFADVACLGAACYAVGAEPKLAGLLIAFTAGKAVGSIPFAPGGIVYVDATLIYGLTAGAGLPAAQAVAAAFVYRMVSFILVAIVGWIVFAFLFRTPSADEVAYEKEFETRRTL from the coding sequence GTGACGGCCAACGGGGATCCAGCGGGCGAGCCTGCACCGCGAGCGTCCACCGTCGAGCAAGGCCGGCGCAAATTCTGGTGGGTCAAATGGTTGCTGGGCGCCGCGCTGCTGGCTTTGTTGATAGGCGAAGGCGTCTATCTGTGGCCGCGACTGCACGAATCCTGGCGAAAACTCACCGAAATTCATTGGGGCTGGGTCGCGGCCTGTATCTGGCTGCAAGCGCTTTCCATGAGCGGATTCGGCCGGGTGCAGAAACAACTGCTGCATGCGGGCGGCGTCGATGTGAGTCAGCGCAAATCCGTGGCAGTCGTTTACGGCGCGACCGCGATGTCGGTGACATTGCCCGCGGGACAGGTCTTCTCCACCGCGTTCACCTATCGGCAGACCCGGCGGTGGGGCGCGAGTCCGATCGTCGCTTCCTGGCAGCTGGTCATCTCCGGCGTGATCGCCACCGCAGGTCTGGCGCTGCTCGGCGTCGGCGGCGCGCTGCTGGTCGGCAACCAGGTCGGCCCGTTCAAACTCATCCTTTCGCTCGCCGCGGTCGCCGCGCTGATCTGGGCGGGCAACTACATCTCGCGCAATCCCGGGTCGCTGGAGAAGGTGCTGCGACGGCTGCTCGCGCTGGTCAACCGGGTTCGCAAACGGCCCGCGGACCACGGGATGGCGAAGGCCGCCGAGATTCTCGCCCAGCTCGAGTCGGTGGATCTCGGCAAACGCGACGGAGTCTGGGTGGCGGGCTGGGCGGTGGTGCACCGATTCGCCGACGTCGCCTGCCTCGGCGCGGCCTGCTACGCCGTCGGCGCCGAGCCGAAACTCGCCGGACTGCTCATCGCCTTCACCGCGGGCAAGGCCGTCGGCTCCATCCCGTTCGCCCCCGGCGGCATCGTCTACGTCGACGCGACCCTGATCTACGGCCTCACCGCGGGCGCGGGTCTGCCCGCCGCCCAAGCGGTCGCCGCGGCGTTCGTCTACCGGATGGTCAGCTTCATCCTGGTCGCGATCGTCGGCTGGATCGTCTTCGCCTTCCTCTTCCGCACCCCGTCGGCCGACGAGGTCGCGTACGAAAAGGAATTCGAAACCCGCCGCACACTGTGA
- a CDS encoding adenylate/guanylate cyclase domain-containing protein, which translates to MRTRWPLYLTSMLLANAFGAVLVWAFIQYGLPVPEGEAAGTRRTGLLIPALVFIAGGLLSLAASALMLRPVMRWQMRGGPPSRQEQMAALHAPLRQAILHLALWLIGGAVLAGLIISDTPELAGAVIVTECMAATIVFGFTYMLGERILRPVAAQALTEGTFDHTLTPGVGTRMAMTWGMGTFAPTIAIVLLCVTQISSDVKFSAQSLAISILLLCGVVILQALALSMLTGSSISDPVRQLSQAIDRVQEGARDVQVEVFDGSEIGLLQVGFNRMMEEAAKRRQLQELFGQHVGEEVAQRALDYGTELGGETRFVAVLFVDMVGSTATAAERPPTEVVSLLNEFFRIVVDVIDRHHGFVNKFVGDAALAIFGAPLDRPDAPTAALAAGRELREALREVPGLDIGIGVSAGLAVAGNIGAANRFEYTVIGDPVNEASRLTELAKDQPGRVLASGSALYFAEESEQEFWIAGEEVQLRGRRRKTRLAWPKEGADPRTDADARTIPSLS; encoded by the coding sequence ATGCGTACGCGCTGGCCGCTTTACCTGACATCGATGCTGTTGGCGAACGCCTTCGGCGCGGTGCTGGTGTGGGCGTTCATCCAGTACGGACTCCCTGTTCCGGAAGGCGAGGCGGCCGGTACCCGACGCACCGGTCTGCTCATCCCCGCCCTCGTCTTCATCGCGGGCGGGCTGCTCAGCCTCGCCGCTTCCGCACTGATGCTGCGTCCGGTCATGCGCTGGCAGATGCGCGGCGGTCCGCCGAGCCGCCAGGAACAGATGGCCGCGCTGCACGCGCCGTTGCGCCAGGCGATCCTGCATCTGGCGCTGTGGTTGATCGGCGGCGCGGTGCTGGCCGGACTCATCATCTCCGACACGCCCGAGCTGGCAGGCGCGGTGATCGTCACCGAGTGCATGGCGGCGACCATCGTGTTCGGCTTCACCTACATGCTCGGCGAGCGCATCCTGCGTCCGGTCGCCGCGCAGGCGTTGACCGAGGGCACCTTCGATCACACCCTGACGCCGGGCGTCGGCACCAGGATGGCGATGACCTGGGGCATGGGCACCTTCGCGCCGACCATCGCCATCGTGCTGCTGTGCGTCACCCAGATCTCCTCGGACGTGAAGTTCTCGGCGCAGTCGCTGGCCATCTCGATCCTGCTGCTCTGCGGCGTGGTGATCCTGCAGGCGCTGGCGCTGTCCATGCTCACCGGCTCGAGCATCTCCGATCCGGTGCGCCAGCTCAGCCAAGCCATCGACCGGGTGCAGGAAGGCGCTCGCGACGTGCAGGTCGAGGTGTTCGACGGCAGCGAGATCGGTCTGCTCCAGGTCGGCTTCAACCGGATGATGGAGGAGGCGGCCAAGCGGCGCCAGCTCCAGGAGCTCTTCGGCCAGCACGTCGGCGAGGAGGTCGCGCAGCGCGCCCTCGACTACGGCACCGAGCTCGGCGGCGAGACCCGGTTCGTCGCGGTCCTGTTCGTGGACATGGTCGGCTCCACCGCGACCGCCGCCGAACGCCCGCCCACCGAGGTGGTGAGCCTGCTCAACGAGTTCTTCCGGATCGTGGTCGACGTGATCGACCGGCACCACGGGTTCGTCAACAAGTTCGTCGGCGACGCGGCGCTCGCCATCTTCGGCGCGCCGCTGGACCGGCCGGACGCGCCCACCGCGGCGCTCGCGGCGGGTCGCGAACTCCGCGAGGCGCTGCGCGAGGTGCCGGGCCTGGACATCGGCATCGGCGTGTCCGCCGGTCTGGCGGTCGCCGGAAATATCGGCGCCGCCAACCGTTTCGAATACACGGTGATCGGCGACCCGGTCAACGAGGCGTCCCGATTGACCGAATTGGCCAAAGACCAACCGGGTCGGGTGCTCGCCTCCGGCAGTGCCTTGTATTTCGCGGAGGAAAGCGAGCAGGAGTTCTGGATCGCGGGCGAGGAAGTGCAGCTGCGCGGACGGCGCCGGAAAACGCGATTGGCCTGGCCGAAAGAAGGCGCCGACCCGCGCACCGATGCCGACGCCCGAACAATTCCTTCGCTAAGCTGA
- a CDS encoding AI-2E family transporter, with translation MTELEERPRRDSAADAVHPIVRQTAEWAWRLLVILAAVIAMAMIVQRLATVVIPMAIALLAAALLAPLVDWMQRLGVPRWVGVFVSLVGSLGLVAGIMTFVIEQFVAGVPQLSDEFTDSVHRVQDWLINGPPHLSDDQIRNAGDTIVKAIQSNQDSLTSGALTTATVIGHILTGTFLTLFILIFFLYGGDQVWEFVTRIVPTQHRERVRLAGQLGFGSLVGFVRATVVVAAVDAIGIGAGLAILGVPLALPLASLVFISAFIPIIGAFLAGSIAVFIALVTKGLVTALIVLGIIIAVMQLESHVLQPLLLGRAVSIHPLAVVLAIAAGVVLGGIAGGLLAVPAVAVMNTAIRSLLAERPEETFGELQTAEHGLYSAEPDHPDPGRFDVAATLAEESARSRLALRGSDSASDRDGSRLTKNSDDNHHGGPDDPDSVG, from the coding sequence GTGACCGAGCTCGAGGAACGCCCGCGCCGGGACTCCGCCGCGGACGCGGTGCACCCGATAGTCCGGCAGACCGCGGAGTGGGCGTGGCGCCTGCTGGTCATCCTGGCCGCGGTGATCGCCATGGCGATGATCGTGCAGCGGCTGGCGACCGTCGTCATTCCGATGGCCATCGCGCTGCTCGCGGCCGCGCTGCTCGCGCCGCTGGTGGACTGGATGCAGCGGCTCGGCGTACCGAGGTGGGTGGGGGTTTTCGTCTCGCTGGTCGGCTCGCTCGGTCTGGTGGCCGGGATCATGACCTTCGTCATCGAGCAGTTCGTGGCCGGTGTGCCGCAGCTGTCGGACGAATTCACCGACAGCGTCCACCGAGTCCAGGACTGGTTGATCAACGGTCCGCCGCACCTGAGCGACGACCAGATCCGCAACGCGGGCGACACCATCGTCAAGGCCATCCAGTCCAATCAGGACAGTCTCACCTCCGGCGCGCTCACCACGGCCACGGTGATCGGCCACATCCTCACCGGCACCTTCCTCACGCTGTTCATCCTGATCTTCTTCCTCTACGGAGGCGATCAGGTCTGGGAGTTCGTCACCCGGATCGTCCCGACCCAGCACCGGGAGCGGGTCCGGTTGGCCGGTCAGCTCGGCTTCGGCTCGCTGGTCGGCTTCGTGCGGGCCACGGTGGTGGTCGCGGCCGTGGACGCCATCGGCATCGGCGCGGGCCTGGCGATACTCGGGGTGCCCTTGGCGCTTCCGCTGGCCTCGCTGGTGTTCATCAGCGCGTTCATCCCGATCATCGGCGCGTTCCTCGCCGGTTCCATCGCGGTGTTCATCGCGCTGGTCACCAAGGGCCTGGTGACGGCGCTGATCGTGCTCGGCATCATCATCGCGGTCATGCAGCTGGAAAGCCACGTGCTGCAACCACTGCTGCTGGGTCGCGCGGTGAGCATCCACCCGCTCGCGGTGGTGCTGGCGATCGCGGCGGGCGTGGTGCTCGGCGGAATCGCGGGCGGCCTGCTCGCGGTGCCCGCCGTGGCGGTGATGAACACGGCCATCCGATCGTTGCTGGCCGAGCGTCCGGAGGAGACGTTCGGCGAACTCCAGACCGCCGAGCACGGGTTGTATTCGGCGGAGCCGGACCACCCTGATCCGGGACGGTTCGACGTGGCGGCGACCTTGGCGGAGGAGTCCGCGCGCTCGCGCCTCGCGCTGCGCGGTTCCGATTCCGCATCGGACCGGGACGGTTCCCGTCTGACGAAGAACTCCGACGACAACCATCATGGCGGGCCCGATGACCCGGACTCCGTCGGCTGA
- the macS gene encoding MacS family sensor histidine kinase, which yields MTRTPSAELSPADAATAPLWRAVQAFRLVTLLYAVGQQIASVPYYQNQRLSWVFIALMVVWSGLSALMLSQWQVADVAKVRVWVVIGDHVVVIGLVAATRLVADYDWYHGHQTLPTTMWAANAVISAAILRGPIAGIASGLMIAAVIITVRDQWGQDVWADATAPVLVSVGLALGLAANTARRAQEQLQRAVRLTAAAEERERLAREVHDGVLQVLSYIKRRGTEIGGPTEELALRAGEQEVALRVLISEQGVREDAGGAEVDLRPLLTVHATPKIFVSTPGEPVRVGRWAAGELAAAVATALANVELHAGADAKAYVLLEDTGDELIVSVRDDGVGIAPGRLAEAEAEGRMGVSRSIVGRIAALGGTAELLTEGSVGEGVEWEFRVPRDAR from the coding sequence ATGACCCGGACTCCGTCGGCTGAGCTCAGTCCCGCCGACGCCGCGACCGCGCCGCTGTGGCGGGCCGTGCAGGCGTTCCGGCTCGTGACGCTGCTGTACGCGGTCGGTCAGCAGATCGCGTCCGTGCCCTATTACCAGAACCAGCGCCTGAGCTGGGTGTTCATCGCGCTGATGGTGGTGTGGTCGGGGCTTTCCGCGCTGATGCTCTCGCAGTGGCAGGTGGCCGACGTGGCCAAGGTGCGGGTGTGGGTGGTGATCGGCGACCACGTCGTGGTGATCGGTTTGGTCGCCGCGACCCGGCTCGTCGCCGACTACGACTGGTACCACGGACACCAGACCCTGCCGACGACCATGTGGGCGGCCAACGCGGTGATCTCGGCGGCGATCCTGCGCGGTCCGATCGCGGGGATCGCGTCCGGGCTGATGATCGCCGCGGTCATCATCACCGTGCGCGACCAGTGGGGTCAGGACGTCTGGGCCGACGCGACCGCGCCGGTGCTCGTCTCGGTCGGCCTGGCACTCGGGCTGGCCGCCAACACCGCCCGGCGCGCGCAGGAGCAATTGCAGCGCGCGGTGCGCCTGACCGCCGCCGCCGAGGAACGCGAGCGGCTCGCACGGGAAGTGCACGACGGCGTCCTCCAAGTGCTCAGCTACATCAAGCGGCGCGGCACCGAAATCGGCGGTCCCACCGAGGAATTGGCGCTGCGCGCGGGGGAGCAGGAAGTGGCGCTGCGGGTGCTGATCTCCGAGCAGGGCGTGCGGGAGGACGCGGGCGGCGCGGAGGTGGACCTGCGTCCGCTGCTGACCGTGCACGCGACGCCGAAGATCTTCGTGTCGACGCCTGGCGAGCCCGTTCGGGTGGGGCGTTGGGCGGCAGGCGAACTCGCCGCCGCCGTCGCAACGGCCTTGGCCAATGTCGAGCTGCACGCCGGTGCGGACGCGAAAGCGTATGTGCTGCTGGAGGACACGGGCGACGAGCTGATCGTCAGCGTGCGCGACGACGGCGTCGGCATCGCGCCGGGGAGGCTGGCCGAGGCGGAGGCCGAAGGGCGGATGGGGGTTTCGCGGTCGATCGTCGGCCGAATCGCCGCGCTCGGCGGCACCGCCGAACTGCTGACCGAAGGCAGCGTGGGCGAAGGCGTCGAGTGGGAGTTCCGCGTGCCGCGCGATGCCCGCTGA
- a CDS encoding response regulator, whose amino-acid sequence MVVDDHPMWRDGVSRDLAEAGFEVVATADGVGSATRRAAAVRPAVVLMDMQLPDGNGATATAEVLRVSPQSRVLVLSASAERDDVLDAIKAGASGYLVKSASAAELIDAVRATAAGQPVFTPGLAGLVLGEYRRMATAPAEPDEPHRPALTERETEVLRMVAKGLSAKQIASRLGLSHRTVENHVQATLRKLQLANRVELTRYAIEQGLE is encoded by the coding sequence ATGGTGGTGGACGACCACCCGATGTGGCGCGACGGTGTCTCCCGCGACCTCGCCGAGGCCGGATTCGAGGTCGTCGCGACCGCGGACGGTGTCGGTTCCGCCACCAGGCGCGCCGCGGCGGTGCGACCCGCCGTCGTGCTGATGGACATGCAGTTGCCCGATGGGAACGGCGCGACGGCCACCGCCGAGGTGTTACGGGTGTCGCCGCAGAGCCGGGTGCTCGTGCTCTCCGCGTCGGCCGAGCGCGACGACGTGCTCGACGCGATCAAGGCGGGCGCCTCCGGTTACCTGGTCAAAAGCGCGTCGGCGGCCGAACTGATCGACGCGGTGCGTGCGACGGCGGCCGGTCAGCCGGTGTTCACCCCGGGCCTGGCCGGGCTGGTGCTCGGCGAGTATCGCCGAATGGCGACCGCGCCCGCCGAGCCCGACGAACCGCACCGGCCCGCACTCACCGAGCGGGAGACCGAGGTGCTGCGGATGGTGGCGAAAGGGTTGTCCGCCAAGCAGATCGCGTCGCGGCTCGGGCTGAGTCATCGCACGGTGGAGAACCACGTGCAGGCGACGCTGCGGAAGTTGCAGCTGGCCAACCGCGTCGAACTCACCAGGTACGCGATCGAACAGGGGCTCGAGTAG
- a CDS encoding DUF1707 domain-containing protein, translated as MGGPESVSNGVGSVGDRDLRVSDAEREHVGQLLQRAVGLGMLSLGEFTERMDTALAAKTRGELNAVLIDLPGVRMIGQPAAPPTTFVNSTPSFAKRPPMPPTPAGNVIRSRMSGVTRRGPWQVAPSLHLNNWFSGVTLDFTEAVMSTQVVELNVDDFCSSLTLVVPAEATVDLNGLDLIGASVNNKVRTGPPLGPLHLVVHGSIRFGSVTAKHPFIAHWRKLLGH; from the coding sequence ATGGGCGGACCCGAATCGGTATCCAATGGCGTCGGCTCCGTCGGTGATCGGGATCTGCGCGTCTCCGACGCCGAACGCGAGCACGTCGGTCAGCTGCTGCAGCGGGCGGTCGGGCTGGGGATGCTCTCGCTCGGCGAGTTCACCGAACGGATGGACACCGCCCTCGCCGCCAAGACCCGCGGCGAACTGAACGCCGTGCTCATCGACCTGCCCGGCGTGCGCATGATCGGCCAACCCGCCGCCCCGCCCACCACGTTCGTGAACTCGACGCCCTCGTTCGCGAAGCGCCCGCCCATGCCGCCCACTCCCGCAGGCAACGTGATCCGCAGCCGCATGTCGGGTGTGACCCGGCGCGGGCCGTGGCAGGTCGCGCCCTCGCTGCACCTGAACAACTGGTTCTCCGGCGTCACCCTCGATTTCACCGAGGCGGTGATGTCCACCCAGGTGGTCGAGCTCAACGTCGACGATTTCTGCAGCTCGCTGACCCTCGTTGTGCCCGCCGAGGCCACCGTCGACCTGAACGGCCTCGACCTCATCGGCGCGAGCGTGAACAACAAGGTCCGCACCGGCCCCCCACTCGGCCCCCTCCACCTGGTCGTGCACGGAAGCATCCGCTTCGGCTCGGTCACCGCGAAGCACCCGTTCATCGCGCACTGGCGCAAACTCCTCGGCCACTGA
- a CDS encoding helix-turn-helix domain-containing protein: protein MDDSSIGVRIRRFRGKALTQRQLADQAGVSVDLVRKLEQGGRQTASIASLQKLARALDVDISDLVGKRHGIPSGNPDAGIVAIRRALTPVDDLLGEVPEEEAVSLDDGRRAVDYAWGAYWAGRYELLTTILPANLTQLRATVHAARNGSVAPANELLARMCWVTGCTLVHLGQTDPAFLAIRQALTAAERGNDPLLLATIRGSVAWQLLVQGRYDESRRVALRAATELEPAGEVPHAHLSAYGSLVLQGATASGRAQDVPEALSLIEAAGEVALRIGADRQDYETYFGPSQVVMQTVDVNVSSERYSEALAAAKEMPPNSGLPQASRARHLADTAVALTRTGQHQRALDALLNAERVGGVDWIKYQSLPRHIVSELLDHDRRVPLRAFARRIGVNT from the coding sequence ATGGACGATTCGTCGATCGGGGTGCGGATCCGGCGCTTTCGCGGCAAAGCGCTGACGCAGCGCCAACTTGCCGACCAGGCCGGGGTGAGCGTGGATCTCGTGCGCAAGCTCGAGCAGGGCGGACGCCAAACCGCGTCCATCGCGAGCCTCCAGAAACTGGCCCGCGCGCTCGACGTGGACATCTCCGATCTGGTCGGCAAACGCCACGGGATACCGTCCGGCAACCCGGACGCGGGCATCGTCGCCATCCGGCGCGCGTTGACCCCCGTTGACGACTTGCTCGGCGAGGTGCCCGAGGAAGAGGCCGTCAGCCTCGACGACGGCCGCCGAGCGGTCGACTACGCCTGGGGCGCGTACTGGGCGGGCCGCTACGAACTGCTCACCACGATCCTGCCCGCCAACCTCACCCAACTGCGCGCGACCGTGCACGCCGCACGCAACGGCTCGGTGGCCCCGGCCAACGAACTGCTCGCCCGCATGTGCTGGGTCACCGGTTGCACGCTCGTGCATCTCGGGCAGACCGATCCGGCGTTCCTCGCCATCCGCCAGGCGCTCACCGCCGCCGAACGCGGCAACGATCCGCTGCTGCTCGCGACCATCCGCGGCTCGGTGGCCTGGCAGCTGCTGGTGCAGGGCCGCTACGACGAGTCGCGTCGCGTCGCGCTGCGCGCCGCGACGGAGCTGGAGCCCGCGGGCGAGGTGCCGCACGCCCACTTGTCCGCGTACGGTTCGCTCGTGCTCCAAGGCGCGACGGCGTCCGGCCGGGCCCAGGACGTGCCGGAGGCGCTCTCGCTCATCGAGGCCGCCGGCGAGGTCGCGCTGCGCATCGGCGCCGATCGGCAGGACTACGAAACCTATTTCGGACCTTCGCAAGTCGTGATGCAGACGGTGGACGTGAACGTTTCGTCCGAACGCTATTCCGAAGCGCTCGCGGCGGCCAAGGAGATGCCGCCGAACAGCGGTCTGCCGCAGGCCTCCCGCGCCCGCCACCTGGCCGACACCGCGGTCGCCCTCACCCGCACCGGCCAGCACCAGCGCGCACTGGACGCCCTGCTCAACGCCGAGCGCGTCGGCGGCGTCGACTGGATCAAATACCAATCCCTCCCCCGCCACATCGTCTCCGAACTCCTCGACCACGACCGCCGAGTCCCCTTGCGCGCCTTCGCCCGCCGCATCGGAGTCAACACCTGA